ACCTTTATCATTCCGCAAAAAAGGCCCAATGTAAACCCACGGAGCTGAAAGCAAACCGGCGTAGTGGTATTTGGAAGGCAGGTACTTGATCAGCGAATCGGGGCCTGCGGTTTTCTTTTCCACGATGATCCTGTTCGCCTCCGCCCTGCCCGATTTAAGCTTTTGCCATTCCTTATTGAGATAAAAAAAGTCTTTGACCGAATAGTTGGAGACCGGCTCCTGGCTGCCTTCGATGTTAGTGTTCAATGTGTCGTTGGGATACACCATTTTCTGGTAATCTTCAAAAACCATCGTTATTTCTGTGGAATCTTTGGTTGAATAATATGCCTTTTTCAGGCTGGGGGATGTGATTTTTTCTTTCTGTCCATAATGATAGTAACCGGCCATATCCGCCAGGTCCCGGCCTAGCTGCAGATATCCTTCCAGTCCGTAGTGAAAACCGTTCCACCCTACCGCGCCTAATGCGGCGTATGGTTGGATAACCGGATATTTTTCGCCCAGCAGCCGCTGGTCTTCCCGGAATTGGCCAATGCGGTCGTCGTAACCGCCTCCGCCGAATAGCGGAAGCTGGAATACATATATCTTTTCAACCATCGGATAATCCTCTTTCCAGTTGTTTACCATTTGTTCAAAACGTGGCGCCCAGGAAAGCGGATCGGGTGAGGCGGCTTCGTTTTCACCCTGCCAGTAAAAAATTCCTTTCAACGCGGGCAAAAGACCGGATTGGATTGCATAGTTCAGCAGTACGCCGTAGGGTTTGGAAGCATCAGCATGATCGGCAGGGTTGCGCTCGATGAGCTGGGCAAGGGAAGCACCGGCGAGTGCTCCATTGATCAGACAGCTAGGAACACCGAATTTCTCGGACACCCGCTTCTGAAATTCAATCCCAAAAATACCGACACGCGGGCTCAAATCGTTGGATAACCCCCATCCGTTACCTTGCGGACCGGTACCAAACGACCGGCAATATTCATTACGATAGGTATAATCCACTTCCCAGGCAACTGCATTCGACTGCCCGTAAATCATGTAAAAATCACCTGCGACCACATTTTCACGTTTTACAACCAGTATAGAATCTGTGGCGCTTTTACAGGCATAAATTTCAAATGCATATTCTGCAAGTTCCGATTTAATGGTCGACTTGATATCGAACGACGCAACTTCGCCAGCGTATTTGAGCGCGCTTTTGTGATAGCCCGTCCTGGCCCCGTTCCTGCTCTTCACCACCGAAATGTAGGCGTATCCCGCCGACTCTACATTGCCTGCTATTACAATTTCAGCTTCATTACTGTCATTTCGGGCGAAAAGCTGCATACTCGCAGGCAAAGAACTGAAATTGACCATCTGGATTTTTTCGGCAGCCGATGGCGTAACACCCTGGAAGAATATAAGGACAATTACAAATAGTAAAGCTTTTTTCATGAACGCTGGTCATTTTAGTTGAGGTGCTTAACAAACTTATAATAAAGGAATTATATATCAATGCAATGTGACTAACGGTTTATGGGAAAACGCCTGTTTTGATTTTGTATCTTTGCAGCATGTTAACCGAAACTTTACCAATTCAGACAATCACGCTTCCTGTTATGGAGGCATTTTACACGTTGCAGGGCGAGGGGCAGCATAGTGGGCGGGCTGCCTATTTTATCCGGTTGGGCGGCTGCGAAGTAGGCTGTCACTGGTGTGATGTAAAAGAATCCTGGGACGCAAACCTGCATCCGAAATACACAATCGACGCTATTGTTGACGGCGCATTGCAACATCCCGGCCGACTGGCTGTGATCACCGGTGGTGAGCCGCTGATGTATAACCTCGACAATCTTACGGGTGCTTTGCAGCAGGCAGGCTTTAAAACCAATATAGAAACGTCGGGCGTTTATCCGTTTACGGGACGATGGGACTGGGTTTGCTTTTCTCCTAAAAAATTCAAAACGCCACATAGCGATATTTACAGTCAGGCCGACGAATTGAAGGTAATTATTTACAACAAAAGTGACTTTGATTTCGCCGAAGAACACGCAGCCCTGGTTTCCGATCAGTGTTCGCTGCTGATGCAGCCGGAATGGAGTAAGCACGACATCATGCTGCCTTTGATTATTGACTATATCAAAGACAATCCGAAATGGAAAATGTCGTTACAAACTCACAAATTTATGAACATTCCATAATGCGTCGGGCAGCTTTTATCGTCATCATTCTCTTTCTGTCAGGATTTTACACCCTTCACGCGCAAGAGGCGACATTATCCAAAAAGGGCCGGGAGAATTACGATAAGGCGCAGAAAGCGTGGCAGCAGAGACAGCTGGGAGAAGCGATCATTCTTTTCGAAAAAGTGCTCGCCGAAAATCCAAAAAACTACGATGTTAACTTGCGACTGGCGCAGATCTACGATTTGCAGCGAAACACCGATTTAACCAGAAAATACTACGCTGCCGCGATCGCCATTAAGCCCGAAGCGGCGCAGTCGGCTCCTGCGTTTCAGTGGCTCGGCAGATATTACTTCCAATCAGAGCAGTACGATTCGGCTCAGGTATTTTTCGAAAATGCTTTAAAACTTTTCCCGCCCAAATCCAGTTTGTCGAGGCTGGCGGAAAAGTCTGTCATTTCTTCCAAATTTGCCCGGGAAGCAATAAAAAAACCGCTACGCATTCAGAAAAAGTCGATGGGCGACACGGTCAATTTTCTCAGGACCCAGTACTTTCCAGTGATGACGGCCGATAATGAAACTCTCATATTTACAGGACTGACAGAAGATCGGGACGAGAACATTTATATTACAAAACGAAAAAAAGATGGTCACGCCACGCTTGGCTGGGACAAGCCAGAGGAAATATCCTCATCGATCAACACCATTAATAATGAAGGAACATGCAGCGTTTCGGCCGACGGGCGTACGCTTGTTTTTACTGCCTGCAACCGGCCCGATGGATATGGAAGCTGCGACTTGTATATAGCTCAAAAAGAAGGCGCTCAATGGAGCGCCCCGGTCAACCTCGGCCAGCAGGTCAACACCCGAGACTGGGAATCCCAACCTTCCTTATCAGCGGATGGGCATACTTTATACTTTGCTTCCGAGCGCAAGGACGGTCAGGGAAAAAGGGATATCTGGGTAACCACGCTTGATGACAAAAAGCAATGGTCGGTCCCCAGTAACCTCGGCCCTGCTATTAATACTTCGGATGACGAAAATGCGCCTTTCATCCACGCCAACGGCCGCACGCTTTTCTACGCCTCGAATGGTCTGCCTGGCATGGGAGGATTTGACATTTTTGTTTCTCAAAGGATCGATACGGTCTGGTCAGAGCCCAAAAATCTAGGGTACCCTATTAACACCGCCGCCGAGCAGGTCGGACTTTTCATTGCTTCCGACGGGCGCACTGCCTACTATACCGACGATACTTCCGACCGTGGAAAGGGTCGTTCACTTCTTTACAGCTTCGAAATGCCTGAATCGCTGCAAAAAATGATCATTCCTGCGCGTTACGCAAAAGGCAGGATCACAGATAAGAAGACGGGACAGCCCCTCGCGTCAGAAATCGACCTCTTTGACCTCAAAACGCAACAGAAAGTAGGCGCTTTTTCGTCCGACAGTAAAACCGGAACGTTTCTGACAGTACTCAATAATGGCGGCGAATATGCCTTTTATGTGTCCAAGGCAGGTTACCTTTTCAAAAGTCTTTCGTTCTCGGTAAATGATTCTGTTTCTTTCGTAGACCTGGAAATTCCGTTGGAGGCAATTGAAAAAGACCGGGCAGAAGTATTGAACAATATATTTTTCCAGACCGGCAAGTACGAGCTCGACGAAAAATCGAAGGTCGAGCTTGACAAGATGGTGGATTTTTTGAACCGAAATAAAACCATTAAAATTGAAATTTCCGGACATACCGACGATGTCGGATCTGATGCAGAGAACATG
This Dyadobacter sp. UC 10 DNA region includes the following protein-coding sequences:
- a CDS encoding 7-carboxy-7-deazaguanine synthase QueE is translated as MLTETLPIQTITLPVMEAFYTLQGEGQHSGRAAYFIRLGGCEVGCHWCDVKESWDANLHPKYTIDAIVDGALQHPGRLAVITGGEPLMYNLDNLTGALQQAGFKTNIETSGVYPFTGRWDWVCFSPKKFKTPHSDIYSQADELKVIIYNKSDFDFAEEHAALVSDQCSLLMQPEWSKHDIMLPLIIDYIKDNPKWKMSLQTHKFMNIP
- a CDS encoding T9SS type A sorting domain-containing protein — protein: MKKALLFVIVLIFFQGVTPSAAEKIQMVNFSSLPASMQLFARNDSNEAEIVIAGNVESAGYAYISVVKSRNGARTGYHKSALKYAGEVASFDIKSTIKSELAEYAFEIYACKSATDSILVVKRENVVAGDFYMIYGQSNAVAWEVDYTYRNEYCRSFGTGPQGNGWGLSNDLSPRVGIFGIEFQKRVSEKFGVPSCLINGALAGASLAQLIERNPADHADASKPYGVLLNYAIQSGLLPALKGIFYWQGENEAASPDPLSWAPRFEQMVNNWKEDYPMVEKIYVFQLPLFGGGGYDDRIGQFREDQRLLGEKYPVIQPYAALGAVGWNGFHYGLEGYLQLGRDLADMAGYYHYGQKEKITSPSLKKAYYSTKDSTEITMVFEDYQKMVYPNDTLNTNIEGSQEPVSNYSVKDFFYLNKEWQKLKSGRAEANRIIVEKKTAGPDSLIKYLPSKYHYAGLLSAPWVYIGPFLRNDKGFRAFAFHHNKIYPFPDLGTIKLTARDEVGSVILSWNELPGATGYILERFGGPDSAGSHEILHLPLQATYADKSARQGVEYTYSIRATTAHAESAITSIRHKKLSEDVLGTETLAAGNFDVFPNPAMHEVNVVSAKNKIQLLEVFSTSGAKLGEKRYNQQDWAVFALNGISAGYYLMRIHTNAGVVTKRIMVR
- a CDS encoding OmpA family protein, which codes for MRRAAFIVIILFLSGFYTLHAQEATLSKKGRENYDKAQKAWQQRQLGEAIILFEKVLAENPKNYDVNLRLAQIYDLQRNTDLTRKYYAAAIAIKPEAAQSAPAFQWLGRYYFQSEQYDSAQVFFENALKLFPPKSSLSRLAEKSVISSKFAREAIKKPLRIQKKSMGDTVNFLRTQYFPVMTADNETLIFTGLTEDRDENIYITKRKKDGHATLGWDKPEEISSSINTINNEGTCSVSADGRTLVFTACNRPDGYGSCDLYIAQKEGAQWSAPVNLGQQVNTRDWESQPSLSADGHTLYFASERKDGQGKRDIWVTTLDDKKQWSVPSNLGPAINTSDDENAPFIHANGRTLFYASNGLPGMGGFDIFVSQRIDTVWSEPKNLGYPINTAAEQVGLFIASDGRTAYYTDDTSDRGKGRSLLYSFEMPESLQKMIIPARYAKGRITDKKTGQPLASEIDLFDLKTQQKVGAFSSDSKTGTFLTVLNNGGEYAFYVSKAGYLFKSLSFSVNDSVSFVDLEIPLEAIEKDRAEVLNNIFFQTGKYELDEKSKVELDKMVDFLNRNKTIKIEISGHTDDVGSDAENMELSKRRAQSVQEYLHKSGIVTERTSSKGYGETKPVASNDSDENRQKNRRIEWRIL